A region of Oncorhynchus tshawytscha isolate Ot180627B unplaced genomic scaffold, Otsh_v2.0 Un_contig_14125_pilon_pilon, whole genome shotgun sequence DNA encodes the following proteins:
- the LOC121843763 gene encoding sister chromatid cohesion protein PDS5 homolog A-like translates to MMSLLPEYVVPYMIHLLAHDPDFTKPQDFEQLRDLKECLWFMLEVLMVQNENNSHAFLRKMVENIKQTKDAQCPDDPKANEKLYIVCDVALSWLQKLYIVCDVALFVIVNKSTACHLESPKDPVLPSKFYTPPDKDLINDKEYLSSEARTVLLTGKPKPSPVLSTVNKTLTVPGRRVYNKTTGSDSNTSTHSQPSSPVTKTRDVVTESSEGGARENEENPVITKTDDGKEDTVTSDLTTGVSTIPKPRRGRPQGHTLPSGQ, encoded by the exons ATGATGTCTCTCCTACCAGAGTATGTGGTTCCTTATATGATCCACCTGTTGGCTCATGACCCAGACTTCACCAAGCCACAGGACTTTGAACAGCTGCGAGACCTCAAGGA gtgtctgtGGTTCATGCTAGAGGTGTTGATGGTGCAGAATGAGAACAACAGTCACGCCTTCCTGAGGAAAATGGTGGAGAACATCAAGCAGACCAAAGACGCACAGTGTCCTGACGACCCGAAGGCTaacgag AAGCTGTACATCGTGTGTGACGTGGCGTTGTCGTGGTTACAGAAGCTGTACATCGTGTGTGACGTGGCGTTGTTCGTGATCGTTAACAAGTCGACCGCCTGTCATCTGGAGTCTCCTAAAGACCCCGTCCTGCCCAGCAAGTTCTACACTCCacctgacaag GACCTGATCAATGATAAGGAGTATTTATCATCAGAGGCCAGAACGGTGCTGCTGACGGGAAAG ccaaAGCCATCTCCTGTCTTGTCTACAGTGAATAAGACTCTGACGGTGCCAGGTAGGAGAGTCTACAACAAGACCACCGGCTCAGACAGCAACACCAGTACCCACTCCCAGCCCAGCTCTCCTGTTACCAAGACCAG GGATGTTGTGACGGAGTCGTCAGAGGGCGGGgcgagagagaatgaagagaaccCTGTTATCACCAAGACGGACGAcgggaag gaggacacagtgacctctgacctcaccACAGGTGTGTCAACCATCCCCAAACCTCGCCGCGGACGCCCCCAAGGCCATACCCTCCCCTCTGGCCAATGA